GCCGGGCGGACACGGCGCCCGGCGCCCCCGCGCTCGCGGACTCGATCGCGCCGCGCCTGCGCGAGGTCGGCGTGATGCTGCCGTACACGCCGCTGCACCGCCTGCTGATCGACGCTGCCGGCGTACCGCTGGTGATGACGAGCGGCAACCTGTCGGACGAGCCGATCGCCACCGGCAACGCCGAGGCGCTCACCCGCCTCGCGCCGATCGTCGACGCGGTCCTGTCGCACGACCGCGGCATCCGGTCGCGCTACGACGACTCCGTCGTCCGTGTGGTCGACGGCCGATTCGAGTCGGTGCGCCGCGCCCGCGGGTACGCGCCATTCCCGCTGCGCCTGCCGCACGCCTCGGACGCCCACATCCTCGCAGCCGGCCCCGAGCAGAAGAACACCTTCGCGCTCGTGCGCGACGACCTCGCGTTCGTCTCGCAGCACGTCGGCGACCTCGAGAACGCGGACACGCTCGAGGCGTACGAGTCGACGCTCGCGCTGTACGAGCGCCTCTTCCGCATCGAGCCGCAGCTCGTCGCGCACGACCTGCACCCGGAGTACCTCTCCACGAAGTTCGCGCTCGGCCTCGGCCTGCCCACGGTCGGCGTCCAGCACCACCACGCGCACGTCGCGAGCGTCCTCGCGGAGCACGCGCACGAGGGCCGCTGCGTCGGGATCGCGTTCGACGGCACCGGCTACGGCACCGACGGCCGCATCTGGGGCGGCGAGGTGCTCCTCGCCGACCTCGCGGACTTCGAGCGCTTCGCGCACCTGCGCGAGGTCCCGATGCCGGGCGGCGCGAGCGCCGTGCGCCGGCCCGCGCGCATGGCGGTCGGCACGCTGCACGCGCTCGGGCTGCTCGACCACCCCGGGGCGGCGCCGCTGCTCGCGCGGCTCGCCGACGGCGAGCTCGAGACGCTCGTGCGCATGGCCGACCGCGGCGTGAACTCGCCGCTCACGAGCTCGATGGGCCGCCTGTTCGACAGCGTGGCGGCCATCGCGGGCGTACGCGACGATGCGCTCTACGAGGGCCAGGCGGCCATAGAGCTCGAGGCGGCAGCCGACCCCGGCGCGCACAGCGCGTACGCGTTCGCCCTCGTCCCGGGCGCCGCGACGCCGCTCGTCATCGACCCGGAACCCGTGCTCGAGGCCGCACTCGACGACGTGGCACGCGGCGTGCAGTCCCCCGTCGTGTCGATGCGCTTCCACCGCGCCGTCGCCGACGCGGTCGTACGAGTCGCGCTCGCGGCCGCCGACGCGGCCGCCGCCAAGGAGGTCGCCGTGTGCGGAGGTGTGTTCATGAACCGGATCCTCCTCGGCTCGAGTATGGCCGGTCTCGCCGAGGCGGGACTCACGCCGCTCACCCACCTGCGCCTGCCGATGAACGACGCCGCGGTGTCGTTCGGCCAAGCCGCCGTTGCGTGCGCGCGGCGGCGTGAGATATAAGCGTGTAGCGCTTCCGGCCCCGGAAAGGACGAAGCAGCCCATGTGCCTTGCCATCCCCGCAAAGGTCGTGACCCTCAACCCGAACAACATGGCCGAGGTCGACATCGTCGGCGTCTCGCGCCTCGTGAGTCTCGAGATGACGCCCGGAGCGTCCGTCGGCGACTACGTGCTGGTGCACGCCGGCTTCGCCATCCAGGTGGTCGACGAGGAGTTCGCGAACGAGACCCTCGAGTACCTGAAGCAGCTCGACATCGTGCAGACCGATGTCTGACGGCGACCTGTCCGGGGGTTTCCGCGACCCGGAGGTCGCGAAGCACCTCGTCGACGCCATCGCCGCGCTGTCCAAGATCCCCGTCAAGATCATGGAGGTCTGCGGCACGCACACGGTCGCCATCGCCAAGAACGGCCTGCGGGCTCTGATGCCCGAGACGATCACGCTGCTGTCCGGCCCCGGCTGCCCGGTGTGCGTCACCGCCAACCGGGACATCGACACCGCGATCGAGCTCGCTCGCCTGCCCGGCGTCACGGTCACCACCTTCGGCGACATGATGAAGGTCCCCGGCTCGTACTCGTCGCTCGCCCGTGAGAAGGGCGACGGGCGCGACGTGCGCATCGTCTACTCCCCGCTCGACGCGCTCGCGCTCGCTCAGACCGAGCCCGACCGCCAGGTCGTCTTCCTCGGCGTGGGCTTCGAGACCACCGCCCCGGCCATCGCCGCGGTCATCAGGCGCGCCGCCGAGGAGGGCGTCGCCAACTTCTCGGTCCACGCGGTGCACAAGACCGTGCCTGAGGCGCTGCGGGCGCTCGTGAACGACCCGGACGTGCGCGTCGGCGCGTTCATCCTGCCCGGCCACGTCTCGACCATCATCGGGCTGGAGCCCTACCGCTTCCTCGCGAGCGAGTACGGCATCCCGAGCGTGATCACCGGGTTCGAGCCGGTCGACGTACTGCAAGGCGTGTACATGCTCGTGAAGCAGATCGAGGAGGGCCGCGCCGACGCCGAGATCGCCTACACACGCGGCGTCACGCCCGAAGGCAACCCGGCCGCCCGAGCGCTGCTCGACGAGGTCTTCGAGCCGTGCGACGCGGACTGGCGCGGCATCGGCGTCATCCCCGGCACCGGGCTGGCCATCCGCGAGAAGTACGCGGCATTCGACGCACTGCGCCGCTACGAGGTGACGCCGCCCGAGCCCAAGGACATCCCGGGGTGCCAGTGCGGCGACGTGCTGCGCGGCATCGTCCTGCCGTTCGACTGCCGCCTGTTCGCCAAGGCGTGCACGCCGGAGCATCCGGTCGGCCCGTGCATGGTCTCCTCCGAGGGCTCCTGCGCGGCCTACTACCGCTTCACCGACTACGGACGCTCCTGACCCGGCGGTAGGCGCCGGAGCGAAGGGGCACGAAGGGGCGCACATGCGATCGGACCGCATCCTGTTGGCGCACGGCTCGGGCGGCACGCTCATGCGCGAGCTCATCGAGGAGGTCTTCCTCGGCGAGTTCACCGACGACGCGCTCGCGCGCATGGACGACGCCGCCGCGCTCGACTTCGCCGGCGGGCGGCTCGCCTTCTCGACCGACACGTACGTGGTCACGCCGCAGTTCTTCCCGGGCGGCGACATCGGCCGGCTCGCGGTGTGCGGCACCGTCAACGACGTCGCGACGTCGGGCGCCACGCCGCTGTTCCTGTCGGTCGGCTTCGTGCTCGAGGAGGGCTTCCCGGTCGAGGACCTGAAGCGCGTTCTCGTGTCCATGCGCGACGCGGCCGCCGAGGCGGGCGTGCGCATCGTCACCGGCGACACGAAGGTCGTCGAGAAGGGCCACGGCGACGGCATCTACATCAACACCGCCGGCGTCGGCGTGCTGCCCGAAGGGCTCGACCTGTCGGGCTCCAACGTCGTGCCCGGCGACAAGGTGCTGCTCTCGGGTACGCTCGGCGACCACGGCATCGCGGTCGTCTCCACGCGTGAGGGGCTGTCGTTCTCGACCTCCATCGAGAGCGACGCCGCACCCTTGAACGCGCTGGTCGCGGCGGTGCTCGAGGCCGCGCCGGGCGTCCGCTGCTTCCGCGACCCCACCCGCGGCGGGCTGGCCAGCACGCTCAACGAGATCGCGGCCGCGTCAGGCGTGTGCATCACCGTCGAGGAGACCGCGGTGCCCGTGCGCGACCAGGTGCGCGGCGCGTGCGAGATGCTCGGCTACGACGTCTTCCAGGTCGCCAACGAGGGCAAGATGGTCGCCGTCGTCCCGGCCGACGAGGCCGACATGGCGCTCGAGGCCATGCGCGGTGCGCCCTACGGCGCCGACGCCGCCGTCATCGGCGAGGTCGACGCGGAGTCGAGCGGCCGTGTGTACGTGCACACCGCGTTCGGCGCGCGGCGGATCATGGACATGCTCGTCGGCGAGCAGCTCCCGAGGATCTGCTAGCCCCGTGACGGTTCCGGGCGGGCCGGCCCCGAAGGCCCCTCCGGAGGCGGCCGGCGTCGCGATGATCGTCGCCGCCGCACTGACGTGGGGCGCGATCCCGCTGTTCGTGCGCAACGTGCACACCTCGGCCGTCGTGATCGTCTTCTGGCGTATGGCGTTCGCGCTCGCCGCCACGCTCCCGTTCACGCTCGCTGCCGGAGGCCAGCGCGAGTTCGCCGCGCTGCCGGCGCGCCGCAAGGTCGGGCTCGCGGTCCAGGGAGCGCTGCTCGGCCTGAACTGGGTCCTGTTCTTCACGGGGCTGCAGCTCGCGCCGGTCGCCGTGGCTGAGATGCTCGCCTACTGCGGGCCGGTGCTCGTCGCGGCGCTGGCGCCCGTGTGGCTCGGCGAGAGGTTCGACCGGCGTATCCTCGTCCCGCTGGCGCTCGCCTTGGGCGGCACCGCGCTCATCCTCGGGCCGACGGACCTGTCCGGCGGCGCGCGCACGTGGCTCGGCGCGGCATGCGCCGGCGCGTCGGCGTTCACGTACGCGGCGCTGGTGCTCAATGCCAAGCGGCTCGTGACGGGGATGTCGACGATGCTGTACATGACCGTCGAGTGGGTGGTGGCGCTCGCGCTGCTCTCGCCGGCGCTGCTGCTGCCGGGGCCCACCGCGCCGATCGAGTGGGGCTCGCTCGCCGTGCTCGGGGTCGTGCAGACGGCCGCGACCGGGTTCCTGTTCGTCACCGGCCTGCGCGGCGTGCGCGCCGACCGTGCCGCGACCCTCACCTACCTGGAGCCCGCCGGCGCCGTGCTGTTCGCGGCGGCGTTCCTCGGGGAGGGCCTCACGGCAGTGTCCGTCGCAGGCGGGCTGGCCGTCATCGCCGCCGGCGCGATCGTCGCGCGCCTCGCGCCGGCTCCCGCGTCCGGGGAGGCGCCCTGACGGCGCTTCGCGCCCCGCCCGCCCGTGTGACGGGCGTCACGCCCCGGACGGGTGTCACGAACCGCACTCAGACGCTTCGGGTATCATCGGACGCGCAGCCGAGCACCCCGGGAGCGCTCCACGATGGACGCGATGTCTCGCCTCATAGCGTCGGACGCCGTGGCGCGGCTGCGCGCACATGACACTTCGCTCTACTCGACCGACTACGACACCCGCAAGAAGATCGGCGAGCGTCTCGGCTGGACCGACCTCGCGGAGAAGGCGCCGGGGCGCTTCACGCTGCTGGAGAACCTCGCCGCGCAGGTCGTCGCGGAGGGCTGCGACGACCT
This portion of the Actinomycetota bacterium genome encodes:
- a CDS encoding HypC/HybG/HupF family hydrogenase formation chaperone, whose protein sequence is MCLAIPAKVVTLNPNNMAEVDIVGVSRLVSLEMTPGASVGDYVLVHAGFAIQVVDEEFANETLEYLKQLDIVQTDV
- the hypD gene encoding hydrogenase formation protein HypD, which encodes MSDGDLSGGFRDPEVAKHLVDAIAALSKIPVKIMEVCGTHTVAIAKNGLRALMPETITLLSGPGCPVCVTANRDIDTAIELARLPGVTVTTFGDMMKVPGSYSSLAREKGDGRDVRIVYSPLDALALAQTEPDRQVVFLGVGFETTAPAIAAVIRRAAEEGVANFSVHAVHKTVPEALRALVNDPDVRVGAFILPGHVSTIIGLEPYRFLASEYGIPSVITGFEPVDVLQGVYMLVKQIEEGRADAEIAYTRGVTPEGNPAARALLDEVFEPCDADWRGIGVIPGTGLAIREKYAAFDALRRYEVTPPEPKDIPGCQCGDVLRGIVLPFDCRLFAKACTPEHPVGPCMVSSEGSCAAYYRFTDYGRS
- a CDS encoding carbamoyltransferase HypF, with the translated sequence ALRERKRRWGKPLAVMVASLDEARALCEVDADEADLLAGPVRPIVLLRRRADTAPGAPALADSIAPRLREVGVMLPYTPLHRLLIDAAGVPLVMTSGNLSDEPIATGNAEALTRLAPIVDAVLSHDRGIRSRYDDSVVRVVDGRFESVRRARGYAPFPLRLPHASDAHILAAGPEQKNTFALVRDDLAFVSQHVGDLENADTLEAYESTLALYERLFRIEPQLVAHDLHPEYLSTKFALGLGLPTVGVQHHHAHVASVLAEHAHEGRCVGIAFDGTGYGTDGRIWGGEVLLADLADFERFAHLREVPMPGGASAVRRPARMAVGTLHALGLLDHPGAAPLLARLADGELETLVRMADRGVNSPLTSSMGRLFDSVAAIAGVRDDALYEGQAAIELEAAADPGAHSAYAFALVPGAATPLVIDPEPVLEAALDDVARGVQSPVVSMRFHRAVADAVVRVALAAADAAAAKEVAVCGGVFMNRILLGSSMAGLAEAGLTPLTHLRLPMNDAAVSFGQAAVACARRREI
- the hypE gene encoding hydrogenase expression/formation protein HypE, with the translated sequence MRSDRILLAHGSGGTLMRELIEEVFLGEFTDDALARMDDAAALDFAGGRLAFSTDTYVVTPQFFPGGDIGRLAVCGTVNDVATSGATPLFLSVGFVLEEGFPVEDLKRVLVSMRDAAAEAGVRIVTGDTKVVEKGHGDGIYINTAGVGVLPEGLDLSGSNVVPGDKVLLSGTLGDHGIAVVSTREGLSFSTSIESDAAPLNALVAAVLEAAPGVRCFRDPTRGGLASTLNEIAAASGVCITVEETAVPVRDQVRGACEMLGYDVFQVANEGKMVAVVPADEADMALEAMRGAPYGADAAVIGEVDAESSGRVYVHTAFGARRIMDMLVGEQLPRIC